The genomic region TTTTCAAGCTGTATGTCAAAGCCTTAGAGGTTAGTTTAGCTAGTAAAGTTGTTCAGTTATTGTTAAACATCTAGAAACGAGTCCCACCTTTACTAGTAAGGGAGTTGGGGTTGTGGGAAGGGCTAGCCTACATAGTGTAGTCTGGCAGTTGGATTaataacaaagaaataaaagcaatCTTATGCAGATACAGAAGATGGAAACTCACTcagaaaggagaaaaatacTTGGCATTTTCTATTCTCTGAttttttgcttgactctataTAGGTAATTTACGTAAAATACTGAACTTGTTCTTCAAATGTTTATTCATTATGTTTCTTTGGTGCCCTTTGTTATGCAGGTCTAAGGCAGATTTCATTTTCTGGACGATTATCGGATTAAAGGGAACTAAAAAGAAACAGGGGCTAGGGCATTCCAATAATTGAACTTGGGAACTATTGCACCCTAAGTGATGGCATATTCAAATGTTTTCTCGTGGCAAATTACAAGTCAATGGTTAGCTTGCTCAACTTGCAAAAAGCACATTTGTCATATACATTGCACTTCTCAGTGTCGTAACGTGCAGGTCTGAGAACCCGACAGCCTGACGTGATGtgaaaactcactaaaaacTATTTAGGAATTATTAGGAGTTGCCACCAATCTTTCTATTTttactaggtgtgattggcaaCCTaatgactcgattctaatcgacgaggccttaaattgattttaagtccGTCGAAGagaaccttaaactggtctatgattttctagatctaggctcgggagtacggttacgcccgaggaaggattagcaccctcGGGATGctcgttccatgaacggtaccattttttagattatcctattaggctttaatttttaagttcactatattttcttagttattattctcttattttatcacctatttaacctaaaatggaatgcaaatgtgaggtaagatgaaatgcatggcgtggGATAAAAACGTCGAacaaataaccttttatcgagaACGTTCTCCCGAAttcgcccatcatactggtgggatccagGGTGTTCTCTCACCTCAGGAATTATTTGATAAACTCACATTTGCAAATTCAACGAATAATTCCCATCATCAGGGTCATCgtacgtttttctttaaaaataatgttttcgtGTATAATGAACCTGATTCgggcaaaagccttttattaaagatgtttctcgagccctcccatcatactggtgggacccgaGGACACCTTTTCACCTAGGAAATTTATCGAGAAATACCCGCTTTCGCAAGATCTTCagaagatcccatcatcggggcttaaactcgaaaacaaaaatatttatatgcaatgatatgatgcaatatatatatatatgctatgctaaCACAATtatctattattatttttctttttttgtcatttattattatttaattgttattttcattttattttattttttattattgtattttctattttatttcttattattattttttatactttgcattttttattctaagctcttatattttccttttatgattccatgttattttagtgaacaaaaattttacttattattatttcttactatattattattttttttatatttttatatttttttattattatattttttcataaGCAATCTTTTATTCAAACCTAATGCCTAAgatcttattttatatatttatatttaattcttttttactttcttatctttatcttcatatttttttataatatttattaattcataaTTTGTGTCACTTGATATTTattgcttaattttaaattagttgttgttttagatttttttttatttaatgtcatgtatattgcattttcacaaattaattaCTTACTATATATtcgaattattattattattgttttcatttttttatttttcattttttcctttttatctattatttgtttatttacttttttttttttatgatcttgtgttgttaatttttatttttataaaaaatttcggGATCTCGAAATCgaggccctcccatcgtactggtggagccttaaTTCGGATTCCGAACCTAGGAAAATTAGCCCGGGATTGTGACTTCTCGCATCCCGAccgatcatcccatcatcggtgttaaattaaacaattatgCTATTTTAGTTCTCTCCTCATTTGTActcttctctctctatttTATACAAAgctatattattattatttactatttattattttttttattaaatgttCATTTATTTCCCCAtatgtatttttattgttgGACCTATTCTTATAACTAAATGACTTTTTCTACCTAATTTTGCTATTATTtattacataaatatatatttattttactttctccattttttttgcatatatatatttaaaaaattttattttcatccttatctatttttattttttttNNNNNNNNNNNACTAAATGACTTTTCTATCTAATTTTGCTATTATTtattacataaatatatatttttatattttaccttctctatatttttttgcatatatatttaaaaaattttattttcatccttatctatttttatatatatatttttattcactttatatgtttttttttcttgtcatctgataattttaaatttttatatatatatttttatatattttatctttaattctAATTTAAAAGAAACTAATTATCTTTCTATCTAAACAATGGGCCAAGCACACcataaaaacaaatcaaaagaaaacaaaaaggaattACTTGTCATGGGCTAAGAGTGGCCCCAAGATAGCCGGTCTTCTCCAAGCTTCGGTCCACCTGGTATCCCGCAAGGTGGCCCCCCAGCTATCAAAACGGCGTCGTTCGGTGTGATAAGGAGAGGCTTCCCCACAAGCTAGGAATGGCGTCGTTTAGAGACCTCTACGCCCTTACTATATAAGCTCCTTTTTCCCCTcctctcttcatttcttctcttttagtttctctctctaaagaCTCTActctctcccttctctctacAAACCGCTAGCCAACCCAACGGTCgactctctctctaaaccggCAGCGTCGGCAACACCTTTTCTTCCTTGCGTCGACGTCACTGGTTAACGATCGGCTCTCTCCCAAACAAATCTCTTCCTCCTCCCTTTCACTAGCGCCAGCTGCCGGCCACCCACAACCAGCTCTCCCTTTTTCAGGGACGTCGATCGGGTCTATCCCCCACAAAGATGCCGCCACTTTCTTTCTCAACTCACTCCTCCATCTGGCAACTAACCCCAAGTCTCTCCCTCTATCTGGCGACACCCAAGAAACCCCCTAAATCTCCCTAAGGCCCGACTAAAAAATCCCTCAAAAACCCAGCTACTCTCCTCCTCCCATTTTGTATTTTCtgatcttttatttatttttggtattgcttggtatatattttttttgtatttgtgGTTGATTCTGGCTGTTAAAGAACTTAGGAATTTTTGGTTGTGGTTTTTTGACTGCTAGGAAACTTAGGAATTTTTGTAGGTTGTTGGTTTTTCGTTTCCGGTTGTGGCCTCCTCCGAATGGGCGCTACAGTGGGGTTTTATACCCAGTTGTCCAGCTTGGTCTTGGCTTCTGCAGGGGCCTTGCTCCACTACCCTGCCAGACGTGAGTTTTTCTTGTTTGGCATTGTTGTGGTGCTTGGCTAGTACTGGCAGGGAGCGTCTGCGCCCTGCCagtactctttttctttttaactcatttcatgattttttaattaattaataataattttttgtttatgattttttcaTAGTGTCTACAGTTGCCCCTCTTTGCGCATTTTGAGAATTCGAAATAGTGCAAAGACGTAGACACTGTGTTTGacttaattctttaattctcttaccatttttttttgttttttttttagtttcttcttttttattattatttattttttttgttctttgttgtttttttttattattttttttatgtttttttgtttttgttttttgttttttatttttttattttttttgtttttaatgaacTTCTCAAGATTGAAGTAATGACACTTTTAAGAATAAACTcctcaaaattgaggcaacgaaacttaaaaaatgaactcctcaaagttgaggcaacgaaacttttaaaaatgaactcctcaaagctgaggcaaccaaacttttaaaatgaactcctcaaagctgaggcaacgaaacttttaaaaatgaaatcctcaaagctgaggcaatgaaactttaaaaatgaactcctcaaaattgaggcaacgagacttttagaaatgaactcctcaaaattgaggcaacgaaaaaatgaactcctcaaagctgaggcaacgaaattttaaaaatgaactcctcaaagttgaggcaacgaaacttttaaaaatgaactcctcaaaattgagggaacaaaacttttaaaatgaacTCCTTAAAGAtgaggcaacgaaactttaaaaatgaacccctcaaagctgaggcaacgaaacttttaaaatgaactcctcaaagctgaggcaacaaaattttaaaaatgaactcctcaaagctgaggcaatgagacatttttttcttttttgatgtggtgaaaaataaatcaattccTCATCTGAGGCTCTACGACTTTAAAGATgaatttccttcttttttcgTTGGTTTAAAAACTTTGAACATGGCAATTTAAATATCCTAATAATCTTcatcagtttttttttgtggGTGTTTTAGAGTCTTCTCTTTGATCAATGGGGGTGAACCGATCACGTTTTCGGTCTCTTGTCTTCCCTGATTCATTGCTCACAACTGTTTTCTTCCTCTATCATATGCATGGTCCAATcattcttctcattttttacTATTATCCATTCTGTTGCTgcttccatttctttttttcttttcttagtcttttttctttcttctctttttttttttttacattaccAGACCCCATTTCATTCCCCGTCAATTATGatcctttttcaaaatactgtaaacatttctttattttatcatgctctttattaaatatcattccaattttatgacAAATGCAATGCAATGTACTCATATCTCTTCTCTTGGCAGAATGGAAATGATGACAATGTTAGGAGCGAAAAATCTatttttcattagaaaaaaggaaagtttCTACAATCAAGGATAATGACAAGGATCAGGGAAAACCAATTAATACAAAAGGGATACAGTTCTTTCTTAATGACTGTTCCGATAGATATCGACAGTAGTCTCGAAATTTTATCCCGAAATAAGCACAATTGTCAGCTCCCTTGTCTTTTGTCTGAACATCTCGGatcatgattttcaccctttcGTGTCTAGACCGCCCTTTTGAGTTTTCGCCCTAAACACATCTCCCATACTCAAGTCACCTTTTCaggttttcaacttgaaaatttttcttttttttttatgcaaaatatttcttgacaGCATCAGCATTCACTGGGTTGGAAAACTCCCTTCCATCCATCTCTGCCAAAATTAGTGCTCCTCCTGAAAAAGCTTTCTTCACCACAAATGGTCCTTCCCAATTCGGTGTCCATTTCCCGCTAGGATCCTGCTAGTTCAGAagaattcttttcaatacTAACTCTCCCTCTTGGAACTGACGATGATGTACCTTCTTGCCATACTCCTTCATCATTCTCTTTTGATATAACTGCCCATGGCAAAATGCAGtcaaccttttttcttctatgagATTTAATTGCTCATAACGAGCGTTAACCCATTCGGCTTCTTCCAACTGTACTTCTTTAAGGACCCTTAGGGAGGGGATTTCTACTTCAATTGGCAAAACTGCTTCCATCCCGTATACAAAAGAGAACGGCGTAGCTCCTGTGGAAGCTCGGACTGTTGTGCGATAAGCATGCAAAGCAAAGGGTAACTTCTCATGCCAATCTTTGTATACATTTgtcatcttttcaattatcCTTTTGATGTTCTTGTTGGCTGCTTCTACCACTCCATTCATCTTTGGGCGATAAGGTGCTGAATTGTGATGTTTGATCTTGAACTTAGCACAAACCTCTTTCGTCATTGAACCATTGAGGTTACTAGCATTATCTGTGATGATCTTTTCTGGGAGACCGTAGCggcatattatttctttttgtatgAACTTACATACCACCTTTTGGGTCACATTGGCATAGGATGCTACTTCTACCCATTTAGTGAAGTAGTCAATCGCCACTAGAATAAACCGATACCCATTCGATGCCTTCGGGGTTATTAACCCAATCACATCCATGCCCCACATTGAGAATGGCCATGGTGATGTCAATACatttaatgaatttataaGAGTGTGGATTCTGTCTGCGTATATCTAACATTTGTGACACTTTCGAGCGAAATCTATACAATCCGTTTCCAACGTGAGCCAGTAATACCCTGCCCTCATGACTTGTCTTGCCAACATATGCCCACTTGCATGTGCCCCACAAATTCCTTCATGGACTTCCTCAACTATTCTCCGAGCTTCGGTTAAATCCACACATCTCAAAAGTACTTGATCTTTACTTCTCTTGTATAAGATGTCCCCATCCAAGAAGAAATTCATTGCCAACCTTCTAAtggttttcttatcattttctgaGCTTTATTTTGGATACTGTTGAAACTTGAGATAATGCACAATATCATGGTACCACGGTTTCCCGTCTATTTCTTCCTCTACACTAAAGCAGTGTGCAGGGCATTCTCGAAGATTAATCATGATGGGTTGAATCTTGACATTGGTACCAACTTTGAACATTGCTGCCAGCGTGGCTAATACATCAGCCATTTGGTTCTCCTCTCGAGGCAAATGGGTGAAGCAaatcttatcaaaattttcaatcagcTTTGAAACATACTTATGATACCGGATTAACTTCGAGTCACGTGCCTCCCATTCTCCTCGTAactgataaatgaccaaagcAGAGTCCCCATATACTTCCAAAACGTGAATTTTCCTCTCGATTGTTGCCTGAAGACCCATGACATAAGCTTCATATTCGGCCACATTATTGGTGCAATAGAAGTTAAGTTTAGCTATGACGGGATAATGATCTCCTTCTGGCGACACTAACACGACCATTATGCCATGCCCCAAGGCATTCGAAGCTCTATAGAAAAACATCTTTCAATTCTCTTTCTCCTCTGATTCCTCCTCATTTGTTTGACAAACCGACATCAGGTCCTCATTTGGGAACTCAAACTCCATCAGTTCATAATCCTCCTCCACTCTTTTCACCAGAAAATCTGCGATTATACTTCCTTTGATAGCTTTTTGGGATACATATACAATATCATATTCAGACAACAACACTTGCCATCTTGCCACTCTACCTGATAAGGATGGTTTCTCGAAGATGTATTTAATAGGATCCAACTTCGCAATGAGCCAAGTGGTATGATATAGCATGTACTGCCTGAGTCGATGCACCATCCATGCTAAAGCGTAACACATATTTTCCAACGAGGAATACTTGGACTCGTACTCAGTGAACTTTTTACTCAAGTAGTAAACTgccttttctttcttaccaGTTTCATCATGCTGTCCCAACACACATCCCATGGATCCTTCATTTACTGTCAAGTATAAAAGGAGGGGTCTCCCGGCCACAAGTGGTACCAACACTAGCGGACTCAACAGATATTCTTTAACCTTGTCAAAAGCAACTTGGCACTCCTCGTTCCATGCCCCAAGATTGTGTTTGCGAAGGAGCTTGAAGATCGAGTCACATTTGAGTGTGAGTTGTGATATGAACCGTGCTATATAATTCAACCTACCCAAGAATCCTCTAACTTCTTTCTGCGTTTTGGGAGGAGGCAAATCACGGATTGCTTGAACCTTATTTGGTTCAACTTCTATTCCTCTTTCACTAACGACAAAACTAAGCAACTTTCTTGAAGTGACTCCAAAAGTACACTTTGTCGGATTTAATCAGAGCTGAAACTTTTGTAACCTCTTAAATAACCTTTCAAGGTTGGTCGCATGGTCCTCTATTTTGcaagcttttacaatcatatcatccacatacatCTCAACCTCTCTGTGCATCATGTCATGGAAAAGAGTCACCATGGCTCGTTGATAAGTTGCCCCAACATTCTTCAAACCAAATGGCATTACCTTATAACAAAAGGTTCCCCACATAGTTATGAAGGTAGTTTTCTCTCTGTCCTCTGGTGCCatcttaatttggttataccctgaaaaatcatccataaaGGAAAACATGGAATGACGAGCAGTATTGTCAACGAGGGTGTCGATGTGGGGcaaagaaaaattatcttttgggCTAGCTCTATTCAAATCTCGATAGTCCACACACATTCTCACTTTTGCATCTTTCTTAGGCACTGGGACAATATTTTCAACCCATTCAGGGTACTTCGCTACTTCCAAGAATCTCGCGTTGAATTACTTTTTCACCTATTCCTTGATTTTCAACAACATTTCAGGTTTCATTCTTCTCAACTTTTTCTTAATTGGTTTGCATTTGGGTTTCAAAGGTAGTTTATGGGCTACAATGTCTGTATTAAGTCCGAGCATATCTTGATAGGACCATGTAAAAACATCTACATATTCATGAAGTagctttattagtttttctttttcagtcGGTGCCAACATCGTACCAAATCTAACTTCTTTCGTATTATCTTCATTTCCCAAATTAATCGTTTCAAGTGTCTCTTGATGTGGGACAATTTGTCTCCCCTCCTGTTCTACTAGTCTTAACAAGTCCGAAGTTAAATCATAATCCTCCACGTTTTCTGTATCGTCAAGTTTCGCTGACACTTatacctttttcaaaattaacctCAAAACCATTGTCATTATCATCTTCGCATTCATTATTTGGAATCTTGGAAGGTAAAAGGAATTGAAATATGTAGAGCTATTGTATAGATAAACAGTTAAAATAAAGAGATGAAATGACACGAATGGAAATGGTGAATAATGAGAGGAGATATGAGAAATGCACTACGCATGTCAATTTATtataatgataaatgataaaaagcccgatacataaaatttccaatgcTCTTGGGCATAAGCACGGATGTTTAGTTTGCAttactttgaaattgaatcacaAGTGACTGGTAAACTCATGGTGATCCAGCTGCTCAACTTCAACTTCGGTGGCCCGAGGTATGTAGTAGGAATCCCATCCATATTTCTTGGCTGCTCTTCACCTTCCTTTGTTGCGTATAttgaaaaatcagaaaatGCTTCCCCTAATGCTGACATGGATTCTTGGCTTCCAACGGTGAGTGATTCAGGAAAGATGTAGCCTCCAGATCGAAATGTCTCGTAGATATGAGGATATATGATTCTATGATTTTCCAACATTTGCCCCTTAAAGTGAGCCAACCTTTCTGTTCTTCTTTCGGctatcatttcttctctttccttcttaATCAGCTTATACACCAAGCTaaacctttcttcatttttggtaGCACGTACAGGCCTTCTAATGCCTTACAGTTCTCTTCCCAGTCTTGCCCTCGCTCGGTGTCCTTTTCTTACTATCTGATTGACAGCCATCTCGGTGGTTTTGGAAAGCCTTGGAATAGGAGGTGTGGCTCCTTCTCTAATAT from Theobroma cacao cultivar B97-61/B2 chromosome 9, Criollo_cocoa_genome_V2, whole genome shotgun sequence harbors:
- the LOC108663242 gene encoding uncharacterized protein Mb2253c-like; the protein is MVVLVSPEGDHYPVIAKLNFYCTNNVAEYEAYVMGLQATIERKIHVLEVYGDSALVIYQLRGEWEARDSKLIRYHKYVSKLIENFDKICFTHLPREENQMADVLATLAAMFKVGTNVKIQPIMINLRECPAHCFSVEEEIDGKPWYHDIVHYLKFQQYPK